A region of the Allorhizobium pseudoryzae genome:
CTTCAGGATATCCGCCGCCATGTTCCGCCGTTCTTGTTTGCCGCGGACTGTCCTCCGTCGGCTTCACGCGTCTTCCGTTTAACGGATATCGAGCACCATTCCGTCGAAGGCCGCCACGGTGTTCGGGAAGGCCTCCTGCGCCAGCCGTTCCAGCAGCGCCATTTCGCCGTCGGTGCGGGTGGGAGAGTGATGGAAAAGAACCAGCTTTTTCGCGTCGGCAGCCTGCATCAGTTTCACCCCTTGTTCCCAGGTGGAGTGGCCAAAGCCGCGGTAGCGCTGCATCTCCGCTTCGGTGAAGGCGGAATCGTAGACGACGACATCGGCGCCCTCCATCAGGGCAAGGGCTGTCGGATCCAGTTTTCCCGGTTCATGCTCGATGTCGAACACCAGTGCCAGAGCCTTCCCCTCCCATTCCACGCGGTAGCCGATGCAGCCACCCGGGTGATTGAGCGCAAAGGTCTTGATGACGATGCCGGGCTTTGGTGTGATGATCTCGCCGGCACGGAAATCTGAAAACCGTAACGTGGCATTGCAGATTTCGACGTTGATCGGAAAAAATGGCGGGCTAATGAACTTCTTGATCATCTCGCCCGTCGTCATGGCGCCGCACAGATGGCCGGACCAGAAGGTCACGGTGATGGCCGGGTTGTAGATCGGCTTGAAAAACGGCAGGCCGATGATGTGGTCGTAATGACAGTGCGTGAAGAAGACATTGATGTCGTCCACGCTCTGTCCGAGCAGCGACTGGCCGGCGCCCATGATACCGGACCCTGCATCGAAGATCAAAATATGCTCGCCGCACCGGACTTCGAGACACGGCGTATTGCCGCCGTATCGAACGAAGTCGTCGCCCGACACCGGAATGCTGCCGCGCGTACCCCAGAATTTCACGTAGAACCGCTGATCCGTCATCTGCCCAACACGCACACTCTTGTTGTATAAGATAGTGTGCAAACCTTACCGTTTCACGCAGCCAAGAGTGTTTTGCCCCGAAAGGCAAGCCCCTCACTGGACCTCCCGGCAAAAGCGCCTGCCGTTTCACAGGCAAACTCTTGCCGGCGGATCATCAGGCTGTCATCGGAAGTGCCTATTTGATGTCGCAATGCCGGATTTGGTCCGGCGCCTTCAATTCCAATCACGAGTACGAGATGAGCTCTTTGATCGCCGCTGGATTTGCCGTCGAAGCCGCCGATGGTCGGTTGTCCTCCCTGTCTGCAGATCTGCGAGCGGTCGTCGATCTCGGTGCGGATGCGGTGGAGCTGACGCTGACCAGTCTCGATCTGATCGCCGGCGGGCGCATGATCGAGGAGCGTGTCGCACCGCTCCTTGCGCTCACCCGGCAGTTCGACGTGACCTATACGGCCCACGGTCTTGTTTCGTCCAACTTCATGGATCCGGACACGCTGCCCTCCCAGTTGCAGGCCGCCAAGGCACTGGTGGAACTCTGCGACCGGATTGGCGCCAGGGTCCTGGTGCAGCATGGCGGTTTTCTTCGGGCGGACCAGATCCACCAGCGCGCTGATGCCGTGGACCGCGAGCGCGAGGCGCTTCACGAGCTCTGCGCATATGCCGCCCGGCACGGCGTGCGCATCGCGCTGGAAAACATCTTCAGCACGGCGCCCGGCCAGTATCGGCAAACGCCGGCAGAAATCGCCGGGACGGTGAAGGCCGTCAATCATCCCGCCCTTGTTGCGCTGATCGATTTCAGCCACGCCTATCTGGAAGCCACCTATCGCGGGCTCGACTTCATGGCCGAGATCGCCGCCATGGCGCCGGTGGCCGGCCATCTGCACGTGCATGACAGCTTTGGCCGGCCCAAGGGTTTCTACGAGGCCTTTTTCCCGCAGGAGGCCGTCGCGCTTGGCATCGGCGATCTTCACCTGCCGCTCGGCTGGGGCGATATCGCCTGGGAGCGGATCTTCTCCGAACTGCGTTTTCTGCCCGGAACGGTGCTGATGATGGAGATCGGCGAACGCTATCGGCAGGAACAGCCGGCAAGCCTTGCCTTTGCCCGGCAGTTGATGAGCCTAAGCGCCAAGGCCTGAGCAGGCTCACGGCTGCGACAGGGCCTCGGTCAACAGCGCTTTCACGGCACTCATCGGAACCTCACCCGCTGCGGGTGGATGCAGACCGTCCGCAAATCCCCGGCTTCTAAAGCGGTCCAGAAGTGCGGCGTCGCGGGTAATGACGTGCATCGGAACGGCGCGGGACGCATCCGGCCCGGTGACGATCGAAGCTGGCTGGTGGTCGCCGATGACGATGAACAGGTCGTCGTCGCCATAGGTTTCGATATAACTGCCGATCGTCTGCAGCGAATAATCGATGGTGCGGATATAGTGCTGGCGCACCCGTTCCGGGTCGGCCCAGACCTCTTGCGGAGTTGGCCCGCTCTGTGCCTCGGTGTCGAAGATCCGCCCATCGCCCACCGCGGCCCAGTCCACGAGAGAGGCGACCGGCGTCCAGGGCGCATGGCTGGAAATCAGCGCCACCTCCGCCATCACCGGCTTGCGGCCCGGCTTTTCCCGCACCATGCTTTGCAACGCCGATAGGGTATACTGGTCCGGCATCGTCACCCAGTTGTAGGGTTTGCCCCGGTAACCGAGATCCTTGGCGGCCAGCACCCGGTCGTAGCCGTAATAGGCGGCTTCCGGCCAGTCCATGGTGATGGCCGGCATCACCCCGACGCTCTGCCAGCCGGCCTCGGAGAACTGCCTGTTCAGCGTCGGCCAGTCGCTCATCATCAGCCGGTCATAGCGGGCCTGATTGTCAACCCAGAGGCCGGAGAGGAACGTGCCATGCGCCAGCCAACTGAGGCCGGCGACCGTGGGCGATGTGATCCAGCGGCTGGCTGAGCCAAAGCCCTTCGCCGCCAGTTTCTCCTCCAGTTCTGTCAGGCGCGGGCTGATGAGCGGCGCGTAGCGAGGGTCTTCCACGGCGCTGCGCCCATAGGATTCGACAAAGATGAGGATCACGTCGCGGCCTGCCACCTGTGCAAAGTCCGGCGCTGCCGGCGATGTGGGGGCCGGATCAGACAGCGTCCGCTCGAACGCCGCCATGTCGGCAATCGAGGTCGCGATCAGTGTGGTGCGGGCCTGCAGATAGGGCAGTGCACCCGCTTCTATGGCGAATGGCAGGCGCAGCGGCAGCGCCAGCGCGATCAAGGCTGCGACCGAAACGGCGGCGGATATGGGCCGCATTCCATCCCGTGCGGGAGGTGGTGTCGCGGCAACCCCGCGCAGGCTGCGGGCATAAAGGGCGAGAAAAACGAGAAAGGACAACAGGATGGCGATAATGCCGGCCGCTGCAATGCCGGTGCCGATCGCGCCCGAAAGAAGGTTCCAGCCGTCCAGCAGCATCTTGCCGTCGAGATAGGGATTGAACGGTCGCTGGAAGGCGCTCTGCGTTCCGATGTCGGCAAGCTTCAGAAACAGGATGAGGCCGAGTAGCAGCGTCACGATCCACCGGAAGACTGTGCCGATCCGGCCTTGAAAGACCATCAGAAACAGCGCGATCACTGGTACTTCCACCGGCAGGCGGAGGAAGGCGGCAAACCGCACGGCGTCCGGATGATCCGGCAGGTTGAGAATGACGGTCGTGAGCGTCAGAACGGTGATCCACGCAAGGATCGTGGGCAACAGCGCGCGATGAGCGCGCTGCCCGGTGCCCTCAATTCCGCGTCGACTGGTCTGCACCTTGTCATCCACCGTAGGTTCTCCTTACAACCATCCTGTCGCATCGCCTGATGAGCGGCAAACCCGAAAGTCATACCCTTGCGCTACATGCATCTGGCAGGAAGCCTTGCCGCTCTCGTCCTGGTTCCGGTTCTGATCGCCCATATCGATCGGGGTCCGCTGCTGAAAGCGCTGTCGGACGTCTCGCTGGTCGAGATCGCCATCGGTCTCCTGATCGTCCAGGCGCAGATCATCCTGTCCGCGCTTCGCTGGCGTTTTACCGCCCAACGGCTCGGCCAGGACATGCCGCTCGGCTGGGCCGTGCGGGAATATTACATTGCCACAGCGCTCAATCAGACGCTGCCGGGCGGCGTGGCCGGCGATGCGTTGCGTGCCTATCGAAGCCGCACCTCCGCCCCGTCGGGCATCAGGCTCGCGGCGAAAAGCGTGATTATTGAGAGGCTGTCCGGTCAGATGGCCTTCTTTGTCGTCTGTGCCTGCGGGCTGTTCTTCTGGCCCGGCCTGCTGGCGAGCGTCTTTCCCGTCGGGCTTCTTCCCGTTGCCCTGCTGAGTGCGGCCGCCCTCATCGTGATCCTCGTCCTCGCCTGGAAAAAGCTTGCCCCACTCCGCGACGATCTTGCCCAGGTCTTCGTGCGTGACGGCGCCTGGAAACGGCAGGCCGGTCTCAGCCTGTCGGCGGTTGGGTCCTATATCCTGCTCTTCTGGTTTGCTGCGCATGCCACAGGCGGCACGTTGCCGCTTTCCGGGCTCGTCACCGTCGTGCCGCTCTGTCTTCTCTCGATGCTGATTCCCACCGGTTTCGGCGGCTGGGGAACGCGCGAGGCGGCGGCTGCCGCGCTCTGGCCGCTGATCGGCCTCGCCAGTGCGCAAGGGGTTGCGGCGAGCGTCACCTATGGGGCTCTGGCCCTGATCGGCGCGCTTCCAGGGCTTCTGCTTCTCCTCGTCAGTCATCGCACGGCAGCAAAAGAGGCTCACCGGGAAAGCCGGGCATAGATGTCACCCGATGGGGCGTCGGGCGCAAGATGCTGGATCTTTGCCTGCAAGTCCGCAAGGCCGGTCCACTCCGGTTCGACAAACCGGTGGCTTTCCCCCACGACCCGGTTGAAACGGTAATCTCCCCGGCTCGCAAGCGCTGCCAGAGCCGCGTCCGTCAGGTGCGGCATGGAGGGAATATATTCGAACGCGACGAGCGGCAGCGGCTCGTCCACGCCGTTCAGAATATCGGCTTCGGCACCCTCGACATCGATCTTGCAGAAATCGGGCATTCCATAACGCTGAACGAGGTCCGCAAGCGTCACCATCGGTACCTTCAGCGTGCGGTCCCATTCGACAGAGGCAAAACCCGGCGTCTTGGCAGCCGTCTCGACGAAACTCGTGGAAATACTGGTCACGGTCGGGTGCCGGCTTGAAATATGAAGGTCGATCTCGCCGCTCTCGCGCCCGACGGCGACGCGTTCCAGCGCCACCAGATCCTTCTCCAGATGCTTGTGCAGGAAGTCGGCGAACAGCGGCTGCGGTTCGACCGCCACGACCCGTGCGCCGAGCTGCAGCAGGGTCCGACTGCGGCTTCCCACATGAGCGCCGATGTCGAAGACGAGATCGCCGGGCTTCACCAGTGCGCGATAGAAACGCTTCAGGCTGCTCCGCCGCCAGGGCATGCCGTAATAGATCGCAATGGAACGGGCGAGACCGAACGAGGCGGCGAGGTTTCCGGTCACGGAGCGCTGTCCTTGCGGGTGAGAAGCCAGATCGTATCGACGGCGAACGAATAGACGAGAAGCGCCAGGCACAGGGCAGAGAGCATGCCCGATGCCGGTTGCCCGAAGCCGGGCAGGATGACGAGACAGAGGGCCGCCACCTGCACCACACAGATGATCTTGCGCCGCAGGGAGGGGAAAAGCTCCTGGCGCAATTTTGGCAGCAGC
Encoded here:
- a CDS encoding MBL fold metallo-hydrolase, yielding MTDQRFYVKFWGTRGSIPVSGDDFVRYGGNTPCLEVRCGEHILIFDAGSGIMGAGQSLLGQSVDDINVFFTHCHYDHIIGLPFFKPIYNPAITVTFWSGHLCGAMTTGEMIKKFISPPFFPINVEICNATLRFSDFRAGEIITPKPGIVIKTFALNHPGGCIGYRVEWEGKALALVFDIEHEPGKLDPTALALMEGADVVVYDSAFTEAEMQRYRGFGHSTWEQGVKLMQAADAKKLVLFHHSPTRTDGEMALLERLAQEAFPNTVAAFDGMVLDIR
- a CDS encoding TIM barrel protein, which produces MSSLIAAGFAVEAADGRLSSLSADLRAVVDLGADAVELTLTSLDLIAGGRMIEERVAPLLALTRQFDVTYTAHGLVSSNFMDPDTLPSQLQAAKALVELCDRIGARVLVQHGGFLRADQIHQRADAVDREREALHELCAYAARHGVRIALENIFSTAPGQYRQTPAEIAGTVKAVNHPALVALIDFSHAYLEATYRGLDFMAEIAAMAPVAGHLHVHDSFGRPKGFYEAFFPQEAVALGIGDLHLPLGWGDIAWERIFSELRFLPGTVLMMEIGERYRQEQPASLAFARQLMSLSAKA
- a CDS encoding alkaline phosphatase family protein gives rise to the protein MDDKVQTSRRGIEGTGQRAHRALLPTILAWITVLTLTTVILNLPDHPDAVRFAAFLRLPVEVPVIALFLMVFQGRIGTVFRWIVTLLLGLILFLKLADIGTQSAFQRPFNPYLDGKMLLDGWNLLSGAIGTGIAAAGIIAILLSFLVFLALYARSLRGVAATPPPARDGMRPISAAVSVAALIALALPLRLPFAIEAGALPYLQARTTLIATSIADMAAFERTLSDPAPTSPAAPDFAQVAGRDVILIFVESYGRSAVEDPRYAPLISPRLTELEEKLAAKGFGSASRWITSPTVAGLSWLAHGTFLSGLWVDNQARYDRLMMSDWPTLNRQFSEAGWQSVGVMPAITMDWPEAAYYGYDRVLAAKDLGYRGKPYNWVTMPDQYTLSALQSMVREKPGRKPVMAEVALISSHAPWTPVASLVDWAAVGDGRIFDTEAQSGPTPQEVWADPERVRQHYIRTIDYSLQTIGSYIETYGDDDLFIVIGDHQPASIVTGPDASRAVPMHVITRDAALLDRFRSRGFADGLHPPAAGEVPMSAVKALLTEALSQP
- a CDS encoding lysylphosphatidylglycerol synthase transmembrane domain-containing protein — encoded protein: MHLAGSLAALVLVPVLIAHIDRGPLLKALSDVSLVEIAIGLLIVQAQIILSALRWRFTAQRLGQDMPLGWAVREYYIATALNQTLPGGVAGDALRAYRSRTSAPSGIRLAAKSVIIERLSGQMAFFVVCACGLFFWPGLLASVFPVGLLPVALLSAAALIVILVLAWKKLAPLRDDLAQVFVRDGAWKRQAGLSLSAVGSYILLFWFAAHATGGTLPLSGLVTVVPLCLLSMLIPTGFGGWGTREAAAAALWPLIGLASAQGVAASVTYGALALIGALPGLLLLLVSHRTAAKEAHRESRA
- a CDS encoding FkbM family methyltransferase; the encoded protein is MTGNLAASFGLARSIAIYYGMPWRRSSLKRFYRALVKPGDLVFDIGAHVGSRSRTLLQLGARVVAVEPQPLFADFLHKHLEKDLVALERVAVGRESGEIDLHISSRHPTVTSISTSFVETAAKTPGFASVEWDRTLKVPMVTLADLVQRYGMPDFCKIDVEGAEADILNGVDEPLPLVAFEYIPSMPHLTDAALAALASRGDYRFNRVVGESHRFVEPEWTGLADLQAKIQHLAPDAPSGDIYARLSR